The proteins below come from a single Rosa rugosa chromosome 2, drRosRugo1.1, whole genome shotgun sequence genomic window:
- the LOC133733835 gene encoding BTB/POZ domain-containing protein At1g55760: MSDSAYRVETTSRLAQWRIDNLASCTYRKSDPFKIGKWNWHLSVEKNKVLFVKLFPEVSNLTRENPPIASFVIRVVCSVGDRKALTHPEITDKQLKTNEDFVWAIEVPLTGKFIIDVEFLDLKTFPRDGGEPSSIWAEGLTQKRSHAKALASLSRMLKEGIHTDIIINASDGSIGAHRAVLAARSPVFQSMFSHDLKEKERSTIDICDMSIDACQAFLNYMYGNIGQEEFLTHRLALLRAADKYDISDLKDACHESLLEDIDAKNVLDRLQNASLYELPRLKTSCMRYLVKFGKIFDIRDDFNAFLLCADRELIAEIFHEVLNAWKGF; encoded by the exons ATGAGTGATTCAGCTTACAGAGTCGAAACGACGTCGCGCCTCGCGCAATGGAGGATCGACAACTTGGCTTCCTGCACCTATAGGAAATCTGATCCTTTCAAGATTGGCAAGTGgaattg GCACTTATCTGTAGAGAAGAACAAAGTATTGTTTGTGAAATTGTTTCCAGAGGTATCAAATTTAACTAGAGAAAACCCGCCCATTGCATCTTTCGTCATTCGAGTGGTCTGTTCTGTGGGTGATCGCAAAGCCTTAACTCATCCAG AAATTACAGATAAACAGCTcaaaaccaatgaggattttgttTGGGCAATCGAAGTTCCCTTAACGGGAAAATTCATCATAGATGTTGAATTCCTTGATTTGAAAACTTTCCCTCGAGAC GGTGGAGAACCTTCTTCCATCTGGGCTGAAGGATTGACACAAAAACGATCGCATGCAAAAGCTCTCGCATCACTCAGTCGAATGTTAAAAGAAGGCATCCACACAGACATTATAATAAATGCATCCGATGGAAGCATTGGTGCTCATCGTGCAGTTCTTGCTGCAAGGTCACCTGTTTTCCAGAGCATGTTTTCACATGACCTCAAAGAAAAAGAACGCTCCACCATAGACATATGTGACATGTCAATTGATGCTTGTCAAGCTTTTCTAAATTATATGTATGGGAACATCGGGCAAGAAGAATTTCTGACTCACAGACTGGCACTTCTTCGTGCTGCTGATAAGTATGACATCTCCGACCTCAAAGATGCATGCCATGAGAGCTTATTGGAGGATATTGACGCAAAGAATGTGCTTGATAGGCTCCAAAATGCATCTCTATATGAACTGCCGAGATTGAAAACAAGCTGCATGCGGTATCTTGTGAAGTTTGGTAAGATATTTGACATCCGCGATGATTTCAATGCATTCTTACTATGCGCAGATAGGGAATTGATAGCGGAAATCTTCCATGAAGTTCTTAATGCCTGGAAAGGTTTCTGA